A genome region from Musa acuminata AAA Group cultivar baxijiao chromosome BXJ3-5, Cavendish_Baxijiao_AAA, whole genome shotgun sequence includes the following:
- the LOC135637981 gene encoding protein YCF54, chloroplastic-like, protein MVAPATLTLGPCAGFAPSRGNVLSFPRRPSLLRPLNSHHKTRNLHEKLCFSSLPAVRAVAVDSDQLSSSEPVQEEKPRRYHFVVANAKFMLDEEEHFKELLYERRRNFEERNREQDFWLVVEPKFLDRFPGIVKRLNRPAVALVSTDGPWMTFMKLRLDRVLAESFEADALEEALAYNPIDLEFERPEKWTAPYPKYEFGWWEPFLPPSSCKSMS, encoded by the exons ATGGTGGCTCCTGCGACTCTCACCCTCGGCCCGTGCGCCGGCTTTGCGCCAAGCCGAggcaatgtgctatctttccctcGGAGGCCTTCTCTTCTCCGCCCGCTCAACTCCCACCACAAAACCCGCAACCTCCATGAAAAGCTCTGCTTTTCGTCACTCCCTGCCGTCAGAGCTGTAGCCGTGGACTCCGATCAGCTCAGCTCGTCGGAGCCCGTCCAAGAG GAAAAACCAAGGAGGTACCACTTTGTGGTGGCCAATGCAAAATTCATGCTGGATGAGGAGGAACACTTCAAGGAGCTACTGTATGAGCGGCGCCGAAACTTTGAGGAGCGGAACAGAGAGCAGGACTTCTGGCTTGTTGTTGAGCCCAAGTTCTTGGACAGGTTCCCCGGCATCGTCAAGCGATTAAATAGACCTGCTGTGGCTCTTGTCTCCACAGATGGACCTTGGATGAC GTTCATGAAGCTGAGACTGGACAGGGTTTTAGCAGAAAGCTTTGAAGCCGACGCTCTAGAGGAAGCTTTGGCTTACAACCCCATTGATCTTGAATTCGAAAGGCCTGAAAAGTGGACTGCGCCATATCCAAAATATGAGTTTGGATGGTGGGAACCCTTCTTGCCACCAAGCTCCTGCAAAAGCATGTCatag
- the LOC135638458 gene encoding uncharacterized protein LOC135638458 produces MVFLRRKKHVVLPEGGQRRSARLQALEEQKAANAAASATDALQPSNAAQTSTRKRGRKKKEKPTEVASPSDDDWSESSGVQRRDTYRPWNHSSEAIVSMALEKPIQLVYNNSGPSYRESLLRFVRDAGPKAKMAAQMRLQQCWVRGHDLHASSSATGEAGPSSSTNYEDDRVMKGPICELETDELLRRFTVLGTAGIPEGSLAASSEQRVGGNATLASPVTAAAPPECTSIYDLSFWQSKLRADPSYATTRGLGRDAS; encoded by the exons ATGGTGTTTCTGAG GAGAAAGAAACATGTGGTGTTGCCCGAAGGAGGGCAAAGGAGAAGCGCAAGATTGCAAGCCCTAGAAGAGCAGAAGGCGGCAAATGCTGCAGCGTCGGCGACCGATGCTTTGCAACCTTCCAATGCTGCACAAACAAGTACGAGGAaacgaggaagaaagaagaag GAAAAACCTACAGAGGTAGCTTCTCCGAGCGACGATG ATTGGTCCGAGTCGAGCGGAGTGCAGCGGAGGGACACATATAGGCCTTGGAACCATTCGAGCGAGGCAATAGTTTCAATGGCTTTGGAGAAGCCAATACAGCTTGTCTAC AACAACAGCGGACCGAGTTACAGAGAGAGCTTGCTACGCTTCGTGAGAGATGCAGGCCCGAAGGCGAAGATGGCGGCACAGATGAGGCTGCAGCAGTGTTGGGTGCGAGGGCATGACCTTCATGCAAGTTCTTCTGCGACCGGAGAAGCCGGACCGAGTTCCAGCACCAACTACGAGGATGACCGAGTGATGAAAGGCCCGATCTGCGAGCTGGAGACCGATGAGCTTCTTAGGCGGTTCACTGTGTTGGGCACAGCAGGAATCCCGGAGGGAAGCTTGGCAGCGAGTTCGGAGCAAAGGGTCGGTGGCAATGCAACCTTGGCTTCTCCTGTGACCGCGGCAGCACCGCCAGAATGCACCTCCATATACGATCTCTCGTTCTGGCAGTCAAAGCTGAGAGCGGATCCATCTTATGCAACTACACGGGGCCTCGGCCGGGATGCTAGCTAG